ACTCTTGGAGCGTTATGACAACAAAAGACTACTTATCCACCAtcatttaaattctttatttaacgtACAAAATATAACACGGGAATCAGAAAAATCATTGAGATACTTAGTTGATCACGTCTCTAAGAATATTCGAGCTCTGTCAACCCTGGGGCTGCCTACAGAGCATTGGGATATGATTATCATATTCATGTTGTCTTCTAAACTAGACAACACTACCCTACTAAAATGGGAGGAGCTTAGTAATACCATTAATGACGTACCGAAgttagataaattttataattttttaaataatcgtgcTGATGTTCTTGAGTCAGTAAATAGAAATagaattaataatcaaaataaaaatcaaaatagcattaCTTCAAATgacaataaattacaaaaacctattatacaaactaaaaaaatatttacacacgttaatcaaaataaacaaaatgcatttttatgtattatttgtaatcaaAACCATAAAATTTAcgattgtgatatttttaaatctaaaagtgAACAAGAAAGGTTTGCTGATGTGGCAAAGTATAAACTCTGTGCTAATTGTTTGCGCCAAGGTCATCCTACTGCTGAATGTCGAATGGGACCCTGCCGTAAGTGCAAGGGTAAGCATAATACCATGCTTCATAAACCTACTTCAGAGGACCAGACGAATTCATCTGTTAATTTTAGTAAGCAGAGTAATAATGTTCTTTTATCAACAGCCTTAATAGAAGTTTGCAATCCGTACACGGGCAAGGCAGAACGTGTTAGAGCATTATTAGACTCAGGTAGTCAATCGTCTTTTATTAGTGAGTCATTAAAAAAACGCTTATCTCTCTCTTCTAATCCTATTGACATTAAAGTCATGGGTATTGGCAATAATATAGCGAGTAATATAGCCGAAAGCTGTGTAGTGACAATTAAATCTTTGAATACTTCATTTTGTACAACTTTTTCTTGTTTTGTACTTGCTGAATTGACAGGAGAACTACCTAACActcttattgataaatatattttcaaattgccTAAAGATTTAAAGTTAGCCGATCCATCTTTTTATATGCCTGGACCAGTTGATTTTTTAGTTGGTGCAGATATATTTTGGAATCTATTAAAATGCGATCAAAGGGTATTAGGTCCGAATTTACCAATTCTAAGAAATTCCTTGTTAGGTTGGTTGATAGCAGGTCCAATAAATGTAAACGTTAAAGAACATATTTACTGTAATCACACTATTACTCctaaaggtaataataattctgaaattgacaatttattaactaaattttgGCAACTTGAAGAGGTTCCTACTAAAACCGTTTTAAGTGAATCCGAAAAGACTTGCGAAGaacattttctaaataatacCTTTCGCACTAACACAGGTAGGTTTTGTGTAAAATTGCCATTGATCGATACGCCAGATTGTCTTGGAGATTCATTTACTTTGGCTAAGAAACGATTTCTTTACTTAGAAAAACGATTTCGGAAAAATTATCTTTTGAAATcacaatatatagattttataaatgaatatgccGATTTAGGTCATCTATCAGAATCTGTTATTTCAAATCCGGAAAACTCATATTTCTTATGTCATCATGCTGTTTATAAAGAAAGTAGTGAATCAACCAAGTTGCGAGTTGTGTTTGATGGCTCTGCTGCAACATCATCAGGCTTTTCTCTAAACAACCTTTTATTGGTGGGGCCAAACCTACAGGATTCTCTTTTCTCCATTTTAATTCGTGCAAGACAACATAAATATCTGTTAACTGGTGACATAGAAAAGATGTATCGACAAATACTTGTTAACGATACTGATCGCGATTTGCAGCTTATATTATGGAGAAAAGGCGAGTCCTTACCCCTCAAAACCTTACGTTTAAATACCGTGACTTACGGAACGTCAAGCGCGAGTTATTTGAGCACGAGATGCCTATGGCAGATTGGTGATGAATGTGAGAAtagtctaataaaaaatattatacagaagGATTTTTATGTGGATGACTTAATAACAGGTGCTGATGAAGAAAATCAATTACGTTTTATTAAGGATTCAGTAATTAAAGCGTTACATACAGGTTGTTTTAATCTACGGAAATTTAAGTCAAATTTGCCAAATTTTCAAAATGATGGTACGGATAAACAAGATAATTTAACTTTCAGTGAATCATCGAACGCACTCGGACTTGGTTGGAATCCAAACAATGACAATTTGCATTTCCCtataatattagtttcaaaATCTGAATTAATAACTAAACGCAGTATCATGTcaaattcattcaaaatatttaatcctTTAGGACTACTCAgtccatatattattttagttaaaataatattacaaatgttatgGAAGGCCAAAGTTGATTGGGATGAGCCTGTCcctaatgatattaaaatgaaatgggAAAATTTTAATGACAACCTATTATATTTGTCTCAAATGCAGATTCCAAGACGCACTATATGTGATTCTCCCACGATTATAGAATTTCATTCTTTTAGTGACGCTTCTGAAGTCGCATTTGGTGCTTGTATTTACATACGCTCTGTAGAccaaaatcataaatttaatataaggttTTTGTGTGCTAAATCGAAAGTTGCACGTTTGCAACCTATGACCATACCAAGTTTGGAGCTTTGTGCAGCTCTTCTATCAGCAAGGTTAACTAATAGCGTCCTCAAGTCTATAAGGTATAACCCAGCTCGTGTTTATCATTGGTGTGATTCCAAGGTGGTTCTGGGTTGGATCAATGGCAATcctagtaaattaaaaacatttgtggCAAATAGAGTTGTCGAGATCAAAGAGACCACAAATATCTCATCATGGCGTTATGTTCCTACTAAATGCAATCCAGCTGATCTTATTTCAAGAGGCGTTGAAGCTATAAATTTAGTGAACAACGATCTATGGTGGTCCGGACCAACTTTTCTTAATCAATTAGAATCCGAATGGccaattactaattttaattacaaagacTTGCCTGAAATAAAATCTGCTGTTGTAATTAATTCAACTGaacctattataaaaatagaaaattattcatCCTTCTCAAAAGTACAAAGAACCATTGCTTATGTCAAAcgttttatctataatttaaaaaatgcgaCTAACAGACATACTGGTTATTTAAGTACTAAAGAATTAAATGAGGCTTTTTTCTTTCTGTGTGGCATCGCTCAACAACAGAGTTTTCCACAAGAATTAAATACTTTGGCCAATAAATGCAGCCTAAGtcctaaatgtaaaattttatctttGGCGCCTTTtctagataatttaaatttgattagagTAGGTGGAAGGATAGATGCGTcagattataaatttgataaaagacATCCAATATTGTTAGATTCGTCTCACCATTtaactaaattactttttaatcgtGAACACATAGCTAATCTTCATGCAGGTCCTCAGCTTTTAGTGTCAATTGTGAGAGAACGAATATGGCCTTTAAATGGAAGGCGTCTAGCACGACGCACAGTCTACAACTGTGTTCGATGTAGACGAATTCAGGGTAAAACTTTGTATCCAAAAATGGGTGATTTGCCATTACAAAGAGTTACAGCTGATTTCCCTTTCCTCTCCGTTGGCATAGATTTTGCGGGACATTTCCTAATTTTAAATCGCAAGGGACGAGGTGCTaagacaataaaatgttatttatgtctCTTTGTTTGTCTACGTTACAAGTGTATACATCTAGAAGCCGTTAGCGACTTGTCAAAGGATGCCTTTATTATGACACTTCGAAGATTTGTTGCGCGTCGTGGTAAGCCCATCGAATTTTTTTGCGACAATGGCCGTAATTTCGTAGCTGCGGCTAAAGAAatcgtttcatttttaaaatatattgctgaACCTATATCTGATTATGCGGCTCAGGAGggtataaagtttaatttttcgcCATCGTATGCTCCTCATTTTGGCGGCATTTGGGAGGCTGGAGTAAAATCGGCAAAACATCATATTAGGCGCGTTATGGGAAACTCGTATCTAACGTTTGAAGAGATATCTACTCTCTTTGCGCAAATTGAAGCCGTCCTTAATAGTCGTCCTCTTTGTCCCTTATCCTCATCTCCTCATGACTACCTTCCGCTCACTCCAGGGCACTTCCTTATTGGAAGACCACTACGTGCAATACCAGTATCTGAATCTATTTTAGCGAATGTTAACGAAACCCAATTAAGCAGATATGCACGTGTTGAACTTATACGCAAACACTTTTGGCAAAGATGGCAAAGGGAATATTTGGGCGAATTGCAACAGCGTGTTAAATGGAAAACTAATATgtctaaattaaatgtaaacgaCCTTGTTCTGTTACAAGAGGACAACACGCCACCACTATCTTGGCGCCTTGGACGAGTTCTTCGATTATTTCCTGGATCAGATGGTATCTCCCGAGTCGCGGACATCTCTACTACAACCGGTTGCGTAAGGCGGCCGCTAGTGCGACTCTGCCCGATACCTACTGTGGACGATCTAAAGGCGGGGAAGATGTTACGGCTTCAGGAAGCgcctactaaataaatatagcaattCCGCATACACTAATTcattttacattacttttaattttttacctacctacataaatatttttgtttttatataactttttactatcgaacgaaCGCTGTGTCTCTGTATCAAAAgtgaataatatacttttactcCGAGGTTAAATCGTTTGATTTCAACTTCCATTAGAACCCACTAAAGTTCTAacaattactattttggtaaatttttacaaaattcaagcgattcatcactgcttgaaaattatattttattcttattaggcgccattttgaatatataaggaatggcctgtttttaagactctgcggcaacatgaatggaaaaaaataccgctaagctaaataacaataattattaaaagaatagcagacctaacatcagaaatagcatttgagtgataaccatcctcaagaatattaaaaaatgctctgttatgtcatattctgttattttgaaaagaccccattttcaaattcgtattgtgttatttaaatttattaaaatataaaatatttttaaacataatcatgacgccattttaaatttaaattttggcgcgattcatattattgtattgttgtatacatatcttttgttgaagtatttaaattttgtacattaaatctaaatgatttttctagttcctgtaagctgatataacttgctattttaagttaaatatacgtatttatgtaacacaaacgtaagacatttttaagtgacaccattttgaaattcagaaatatttatgggaacaaaattaattaaataatttgctgtttcgtttttcatctgtaaaaacaattgtaagtaaatattttaatttataatttgtatgaactaaaaatacctgaaaagtaatcctactaaaaaaatgtatatttataagtgtattttttacatttactctatatttattatcaaatttgtattttatatatattccactaagattcattttaacttttatcttcttcttaacgactttaaaattatcttacatatcgtattgtttatacaataatagtccttattgcataaattttaagtacgtattttattagatctctttgtctcaaagtatcaattaatccgaattaatttaatttgataaagtgatggtaagcgatgaaatgatggtgttaaataattaattgtgtattatctgtggcagttcgcttagattattaatttgaaacgtgtgtttctttaattttttaattttgtcagagtaaacggccagttttaataaaagttagcttcgtgtcatcgatttatgaaaattttaggatGTTATtggactaaattaatctttttatttaattatgctttgaataaaacgtgtgattgtgacttaaaaaataaaacaatgttttttactgacttagaaaaatgttatatattagcaaagattaaaaaaaaaatttaaatcagtcattcaatattaaaaaaaaaattaagacagtTTTTAGCAcgtcattagactataataaaaataattaaagtatgttggattttttatttaaaatctttataatttaagctacactttgtaaaaaataaattggcaattattgtgtcaacccgcgttcataagaaagtttcacgacaatgcgcgcttgctgagttggtgataattaatcaagtagacttataagtacattcgaattatttcacaaaggtttaaagctactagttgtggatatatgcagattctaccaagaagaactgaaccgaagaaagaaactcaatagtaaatcttgtagcgttaatcgaattccatcattagtgattttccatgactcatttagtcatttttttctgtttatttccataatttatgtttgtttatccttatccagatcctaggtcatcttttatttaaattttattatgaattaacaaacacactaggttcacataaacaatattaatatcaaaatactttattcaacattgaagcattacacttgcttattgatagtcaaactagaaacttccaccggttaaaagtaacacccagccctgtgtcgaaccagtgaaagaaactcagactattagtctataaagtaaatagtagtctttttgtaataagcaacaaatatatttttatcaaggcagaatgttttgtacacaactagcatagatacaggtaaaaaaaaatcaaatttagaaataaattcgaatgaagtctctggatcatttcttcttcttcttcgagtgccactccgactagcgaaggttggcagtcagctttaaatactccttcttgttcttcgcgaggcgaaagagttcgacagcactcgcgattcccgtccattcacggatgttgcacagccaagacttttttctgcgcccaacagctctccttccggcaacttttcccatcataatcagttgcaaaagttcatatctttcatgcctaagcacgtgtccgagatatacaacttttctcttcttgacagtctccaaaagttgccgtttttggttgacgcgtcgcagaacttccacgttcgagaccttttgagtccaactaatgacCAACATgcgtctataagcccacatctcgaaagcttctatacgttttttgagatcttctttaattgtccacgcctcgcatccgtaaagaagtataggccagatgtaacaatgtaggagtcgtatgcgcacagggatcttaagtctgcgattgcagagtacttttttcaacgtgcagaaggcacttcgagctatttcgatgcgagtctttacctcctgttcacagctccaggtgtcattaagccatgtccccagatatttgtacttgcgcaccctctcaattttttggcctactacaatgatagcaatgtcatcgaagctatgtttagataacaccaagatcttcgtttttgataggttcatcctcagaccagcgttttcactgcactcattaacacggctcataattaattgcagctcttcaggagatgatgctattaggactgtatcgtcagcgtatctgatgttgttaatataccggccatttattttgactccacattcttggccttcaattgcttctgctattatttgttccgagtacaaattaaatagcgtgggtgataatatacagccccgtcggactcctctctttatttctacctcatcagtctcctcattgtcaactcgtacagtagccttttggttccaatacagattctggataatacgtacatctttatcatctaagccgatatcatgtaatattgcaattagacggtcatgcagtactctgtcaaaggctttttcgtaatcgatgaaacaaaggaaaacgtcttgttgcatgtctctgcatttttgtacgagaacctgcattgcgaaaagagcctctctcgtgcccactcctattcgaaaaccaaactgactatctgcgagatgttcgtcgcatttagctcttattcgctcgtggatgatattcagaaatagtttcaatacttggctcataaggctaatcgttcgaaactcttcgcaccttcttgcgttggtcttcttaggaagcgtaataaaagttgaggttagtcagtctttgggtaagtg
The nucleotide sequence above comes from Nymphalis io chromosome 27, ilAglIoxx1.1, whole genome shotgun sequence. Encoded proteins:
- the LOC126778957 gene encoding uncharacterized protein LOC126778957; amino-acid sequence: DNIEQDIILTIATAKTLLNKFNTKDDLKRESFVQESQCSLDQDLNVKLPKIQIQKFYGAYFRWLEFRDTYLTLIHNNDRVPIINKFHYLISYLEGDAARIISNLEVSAANYNNAWSLLLERYDNKRLLIHHHLNSLFNVQNITRESEKSLRYLVDHVSKNIRALSTLGLPTEHWDMIIIFMLSSKLDNTTLLKWEELSNTINDVPKLDKFYNFLNNRADVLESVNRNRINNQNKNQNSITSNDNKLQKPIIQTKKIFTHVNQNKQNAFLCIICNQNHKIYDCDIFKSKSEQERFADVAKYKLCANCLRQGHPTAECRMGPCRKCKGKHNTMLHKPTSEDQTNSSVNFSKQSNNVLLSTALIEVCNPYTGKAERVRALLDSGSQSSFISESLKKRLSLSSNPIDIKVMGIGNNIASNIAESCVVTIKSLNTSFCTTFSCFVLAELTGELPNTLIDKYIFKLPKDLKLADPSFYMPGPVDFLVGADIFWNLLKCDQRVLGPNLPILRNSLLGWLIAGPINVNVKEHIYCNHTITPKGNNNSEIDNLLTKFWQLEEVPTKTVLSESEKTCEEHFLNNTFRTNTGRFCVKLPLIDTPDCLGDSFTLAKKRFLYLEKRFRKNYLLKSQYIDFINEYADLGHLSESVISNPENSYFLCHHAVYKESSESTKLRVVFDGSAATSSGFSLNNLLLVGPNLQDSLFSILIRARQHKYLLTGDIEKMYRQILVNDTDRDLQLILWRKGESLPLKTLRLNTVTYGTSSASYLSTRCLWQIGDECENSLIKNIIQKDFYVDDLITGADEENQLRFIKDSVIKALHTGCFNLRKFKSNLPNFQNDGTDKQDNLTFSESSNALGLGWNPNNDNLHFPIILVSKSELITKRSIMSNSFKIFNPLGLLSPYIILVKIILQMLWKAKVDWDEPVPNDIKMKWENFNDNLLYLSQMQIPRRTICDSPTIIEFHSFSDASEVAFGACIYIRSVDQNHKFNIRFLCAKSKVARLQPMTIPSLELCAALLSARLTNSVLKSIRYNPARVYHWCDSKVVLGWINGNPSKLKTFVANRVVEIKETTNISSWRYVPTKCNPADLISRGVEAINLVNNDLWWSGPTFLNQLESEWPITNFNYKDLPEIKSAVVINSTEPIIKIENYSSFSKVQRTIAYVKRFIYNLKNATNRHTGYLSTKELNEAFFFLCGIAQQQSFPQELNTLANKCSLSPKCKILSLAPFLDNLNLIRVGGRIDASDYKFDKRHPILLDSSHHLTKLLFNREHIANLHAGPQLLVSIVRERIWPLNGRRLARRTVYNCVRCRRIQGKTLYPKMGDLPLQRVTADFPFLSVGIDFAGHFLILNRKGRGAKTIKCYLCLFVCLRYKCIHLEAVSDLSKDAFIMTLRRFVARRGKPIEFFCDNGRNFVAAAKEIVSFLKYIAEPISDYAAQEGIKFNFSPSYAPHFGGIWEAGVKSAKHHIRRVMGNSYLTFEEISTLFAQIEAVLNSRPLCPLSSSPHDYLPLTPGHFLIGRPLRAIPVSESILANVNETQLSRYARVELIRKHFWQRWQREYLGELQQRVKWKTNMSKLNVNDLVLLQEDNTPPLSWRLGRVLRLFPGSDGISRVADISTTTGCVRRPLVRLCPIPTVDDLKAGKMLRLQEAPTK